The Streptomyces achromogenes DNA segment CCCGCCCAGGTGCGGCCCATGGCCAGCCAGCCGCAGACGATCGCCGCGGGGCCGAGGACGATCCCCAGCGCGAAGAATCCGGCGACCGCGCAGACGAGGCCGATGATGCCGAGCGTCGCGCTGTCCGGCCCGGTCCCTGACCTGGTGCGGCCAGGCGAGCGGGGGTACCTGCGGGCGCCGTTTCCGAATCCGGCCATCGTCAACTCCCTGGATCCCGGGGATGTTTCGATGAACGGGTAACCCGCGGGACGCGGTCCATGCCCCGCAGTCGCCGGGCGGTCGGCGCGCTGTCCCCCTCCGACAGCGCGCCACGGCCCTGGCAGGCCCTGCCTTCCGGAGGGCCTGACCCACTGTGACCTGTGACGCGTGCCGGAGGCGAGAAACCTTTAGCGTTGTCACCCTGATAGGGGAAAGTCGTCGGAATCCCGTCAGATGTGACCGACGCCCGCGCCCGCCTTCGCGTTCTCGCCGCGCTTGGTGAGCAGCGCGACGAAGACGGCGACGACCGCCACCCCGGCCGCGACCAGCGAGGCCAGGCTCATGCCGGAGATGAACGTGTCGTGGGCGACGTCCGCGATCTTCGCGGCGACCGCCTCGGGGGTGCCCTGCGCGACCGGCGCCACGCCCACCTGGACCGCCTCGGAGGCCTGGTCGAGCTGAGCGGGGGTGAGCTCGGGCAGGCCCGCGGCCTTCCAGTTGCCCGGCAGGTCGCCGTCCACCTTGGAGGCCATCACGGCGCCCAGCACGGCCGTGCCGAGGCTGCCGCCGATCTGCATGGCGGCCTGCTGGAGTCCGCCCGCCACGCCCGACAGCTCCATCGGAGCGTTGCCGACGATGACCTCGGTCGCGCCGACCATGACGGGTGCGAGGCCGAAGCCCAGCAGCGCGAACCACACGGACATGACACCGCTGCCGGTGTCCGTCTCCAGCGTGGACATGCCGTACATGGCGATCGCGGTGGCCGCCATACCGCCGGCCAACGGGATGCGCGGGCCGAGCTTGGTGATCAGCACGCCCGCCACCGGGGAGCCGACGATCATCATGCCGGTCAGCGGAAGCAGGTGCAGACCCGCGTCGATGGGGCTCATGCCGTGCACGTTCTGGAGGTAGAACGTCACGAAGAACAGGCCGCCCATGAAGGCGATCGCCATCAGCACCATGAGGACCACGCCCGCCGAGAGCGGGACCGACCGGAAGAGCGCCAGCGGGATCAGCGGCTCGCGCACCTTCGACTCCCACACGGCGAAGGCCGCGAAGAGCACCGCGGAGCCGAGGACGAACGCCCATGTGCGTCCGTCGCCCCAGCCCCAGGCCGGAGCCTTGATCAGGGCCCAGACGAGGCAGAACATCGCGCCGGAGAGCAGGGCGATGCCGGGGACGTCGAAGGAGCGCGGGGCGTTCTCCGCACGGTGGTCGAGCAGGATCAGCACGCCCAGCACCAGGGCGAGGGCGCCGACCGGCACGTTGATGAAGAACACCGACTGCCAGTTGACGTGCTCGACGAGGACGCCGCCGAGGATCGGACCGCCGGCGGTGGAGGCGCCGATGACCATGCCCCACAGGCCGATGGCCATGTTGAGCTTCTCCGCCGGGAAGGTCGCGCGCAGCAGGCCGAGGGCGGCCGGCATGAGCAGAGCGCCGAACACACCCTGGAGCGCCCGGAAGGCGACGACCGCGCCGATGCTGGAGGACAGGCCGATCGCGCCGGAGGCGGCGGCGAAGCCCACCACGCCTATCAGGAACGTCTGGCGGTGGCCGAAGCGGTCACCGAGCTTGCCCGCGGTGATCAGGGAGACCGCGAGGGCGAGGAAGTAGGCGTTGGTGATCCACTGCACCTCGGCGAAGGTGGCGCCGAGGTCGCTGGCGATGGCCGGGTTGGCGATGGCCACGATGGTGCCGTCGAGGGCCACCATCATGACGCCGACGGCGACGGTGATGAGGGTGAGCCACGGGTGGCCGCGCAGCCCCTGGGCGGGCGGTCCGTCCGACCGGTCCGCCGGAGCCTTGCCCCCCGGACCCGTCGAGTCGATGGTGGTCTGACTAGTCATGCGTTCGAGGCTAGTGACAGCCGCTGACAATTGACAAACGAGTTCACAAGGCGGTAACTGACACATATGCCGACGACACTGCGCGAACGCAAGAAGCAGCGCACCCGGGACGCGCTGCTGCGGGCCGCCGTGGAGCTGTTCA contains these protein-coding regions:
- a CDS encoding small hydrophobic protein; protein product: MAGFGNGARRYPRSPGRTRSGTGPDSATLGIIGLVCAVAGFFALGIVLGPAAIVCGWLAMGRTWAGPRPVPALVAVVLGAIDTLLALVWLAGAAGPGNGLL
- a CDS encoding MFS transporter; this encodes MTSQTTIDSTGPGGKAPADRSDGPPAQGLRGHPWLTLITVAVGVMMVALDGTIVAIANPAIASDLGATFAEVQWITNAYFLALAVSLITAGKLGDRFGHRQTFLIGVVGFAAASGAIGLSSSIGAVVAFRALQGVFGALLMPAALGLLRATFPAEKLNMAIGLWGMVIGASTAGGPILGGVLVEHVNWQSVFFINVPVGALALVLGVLILLDHRAENAPRSFDVPGIALLSGAMFCLVWALIKAPAWGWGDGRTWAFVLGSAVLFAAFAVWESKVREPLIPLALFRSVPLSAGVVLMVLMAIAFMGGLFFVTFYLQNVHGMSPIDAGLHLLPLTGMMIVGSPVAGVLITKLGPRIPLAGGMAATAIAMYGMSTLETDTGSGVMSVWFALLGFGLAPVMVGATEVIVGNAPMELSGVAGGLQQAAMQIGGSLGTAVLGAVMASKVDGDLPGNWKAAGLPELTPAQLDQASEAVQVGVAPVAQGTPEAVAAKIADVAHDTFISGMSLASLVAAGVAVVAVFVALLTKRGENAKAGAGVGHI